A single window of Phyllostomus discolor isolate MPI-MPIP mPhyDis1 chromosome 13, mPhyDis1.pri.v3, whole genome shotgun sequence DNA harbors:
- the UPB1 gene encoding beta-ureidopropionase isoform X2, with amino-acid sequence MAGPEWQSLEQCLEKHLPPADLREVKRILYGKETRKLDLPSRAFEVASAADFELQGYAFEAAAEQLRRPRTVRVGLVQNRIPLPADAPVAEQVSALHRRIEAIVEVAAMCGVNIVCFQEAWTMPFAFCTREKLPWTEFAESAEDGPTTRFCQKLAKKHNMVIVSPILERDGAHGDVLWNTAVVISNSGAVLGKTRKNHIPRVGDFNESTYYMEGNLGHPVFQTPFGRIAVNICYGRHHPLNWLLYSINGAEIIFNPSATIGALSESMWPIEARNAAIANHCFTCAINRVGKLTRTSATFTAPATWQPLTAAALPGSPATGTGCWLLSSTSTSAGR; translated from the exons ATGGCGGGGCCTGAATGGCAGTCGCTGGAACAGTGCTTAGAGAAGCACCTGCCACCCGCAGACTTGCGGGAGGTGAAACGCATTCTCTATGGCAAGGAGACCAG GAAGCTTGACCTGCCCAGCAGGGCTTTTGAAGTCGCCTCTGCAGCAGACTTTGAGCTACAGGGATACGCCTTCGAGGCTGCAGCAGAGCAGCTGAGGAGACCTCGGACAGTGCGTGTGGGGCTGGTTCAGAACAGAATCCCCCTACCAGCGGATGCCCCTGTGGCCGAACAG GTCTCTGCCCTTCACAGACGCATAGAGGCCATTGTGGAGGTGGCTGCAATGTGCGGAGTCAATATCGTCTGTTTCCAGGAAGCATGGA CCATGCCCTTTGCTTTCTGCACGAGAGAGAAGCTTCCTTGGACGGAATTCGCCGAGTCAGCGGAGGACGGGCCCACCACCAGGTTCTGTCAGAAG CTGGCAAAGAAGCACAACATGGTGATAGTGTCCCCCATCCTGGAGCGGGACGGAGCGCACGGGGACGTTCTGTGGAACACGGCCGTGGTGATCTCCAATTCTGGGGCGGTCCTGGGCAAGACCAGGAAAAACCACATCCCCAGAGTGGGCGACTTCAACGAG TCCACCTACTACATGGAGGGCAACCTGGGCCACCCCGTGTTCCAGACGCCGTTCGGGAGGATCGCCGTGAACATCTGCTACGGGCGGCACCACCCCCTCAACTGGCTGCTGTACAGCATCAACGGGGCCGAGATCATCTTCAACCCCTCGGCCACCATCGGGGCGCTCAG TGAGTCCATGTGGCCCATCGAGGCCAGGAACGCCGCCATCGCCAATCACTGCTTCACCTGCGCCATCAACCGCGTGGGCAAG CTCACCAGGACTTCGGCTACTTTTACGGCTCCAGCTACGTGGCAGCCCCTGACAGCAGCCGCACTCCCGGGCTCTCCCGCAACCGGGACGGGCTGCTGGTTGCTGAGCTCGACCTCAACCTCTGCCGGCAGGTGA
- the UPB1 gene encoding beta-ureidopropionase isoform X1, whose amino-acid sequence MAGPEWQSLEQCLEKHLPPADLREVKRILYGKETRKLDLPSRAFEVASAADFELQGYAFEAAAEQLRRPRTVRVGLVQNRIPLPADAPVAEQVSALHRRIEAIVEVAAMCGVNIVCFQEAWTMPFAFCTREKLPWTEFAESAEDGPTTRFCQKLAKKHNMVIVSPILERDGAHGDVLWNTAVVISNSGAVLGKTRKNHIPRVGDFNESTYYMEGNLGHPVFQTPFGRIAVNICYGRHHPLNWLLYSINGAEIIFNPSATIGALSESMWPIEARNAAIANHCFTCAINRVGKEYFPNEFTSGDGKKAHQDFGYFYGSSYVAAPDSSRTPGLSRNRDGLLVAELDLNLCRQVNDVWTFKMTGRYEMYARELAEAVKPNYRPNIVTE is encoded by the exons ATGGCGGGGCCTGAATGGCAGTCGCTGGAACAGTGCTTAGAGAAGCACCTGCCACCCGCAGACTTGCGGGAGGTGAAACGCATTCTCTATGGCAAGGAGACCAG GAAGCTTGACCTGCCCAGCAGGGCTTTTGAAGTCGCCTCTGCAGCAGACTTTGAGCTACAGGGATACGCCTTCGAGGCTGCAGCAGAGCAGCTGAGGAGACCTCGGACAGTGCGTGTGGGGCTGGTTCAGAACAGAATCCCCCTACCAGCGGATGCCCCTGTGGCCGAACAG GTCTCTGCCCTTCACAGACGCATAGAGGCCATTGTGGAGGTGGCTGCAATGTGCGGAGTCAATATCGTCTGTTTCCAGGAAGCATGGA CCATGCCCTTTGCTTTCTGCACGAGAGAGAAGCTTCCTTGGACGGAATTCGCCGAGTCAGCGGAGGACGGGCCCACCACCAGGTTCTGTCAGAAG CTGGCAAAGAAGCACAACATGGTGATAGTGTCCCCCATCCTGGAGCGGGACGGAGCGCACGGGGACGTTCTGTGGAACACGGCCGTGGTGATCTCCAATTCTGGGGCGGTCCTGGGCAAGACCAGGAAAAACCACATCCCCAGAGTGGGCGACTTCAACGAG TCCACCTACTACATGGAGGGCAACCTGGGCCACCCCGTGTTCCAGACGCCGTTCGGGAGGATCGCCGTGAACATCTGCTACGGGCGGCACCACCCCCTCAACTGGCTGCTGTACAGCATCAACGGGGCCGAGATCATCTTCAACCCCTCGGCCACCATCGGGGCGCTCAG TGAGTCCATGTGGCCCATCGAGGCCAGGAACGCCGCCATCGCCAATCACTGCTTCACCTGCGCCATCAACCGCGTGGGCAAG GAGTACTTCCCGAACGAGTTTACCTCTGGAGACGGGAAGAAAG CTCACCAGGACTTCGGCTACTTTTACGGCTCCAGCTACGTGGCAGCCCCTGACAGCAGCCGCACTCCCGGGCTCTCCCGCAACCGGGACGGGCTGCTGGTTGCTGAGCTCGACCTCAACCTCTGCCGGCAGGTGAATGATGTCTGGACCTTCAAG ATGACAGGCAGATATGAGATGTATGCCCGGGAGCTCGCAGAAGCTGTCAAACCCAACTACCGCCCCAATATCGTGACGGAGTAG